A stretch of Oryza brachyantha chromosome 4, ObraRS2, whole genome shotgun sequence DNA encodes these proteins:
- the LOC102699300 gene encoding uncharacterized protein LOC102699300 — translation MKASMVAVLVMMEMLIMSVIVYADDASSHVVMDEEITVVANSHGKNEGSVSKDGIAPGRKLISEATNTDSSTAGVSSTSSDAGNAGTSSAGASGTSSAGAGGTGIDSNYYVTIKGYKDYMKKFGHNP, via the coding sequence ATGAAGGCCTCAATGGTGGCAGTGCTTGTTATGATGGAGATGCTGATAATGTCAGTGATTGTTTATGCTGATGATGCAAGTTCTCATGTAGTTATGGATGAAGAAATCACAGTTGTTGCAAACtctcatggaaaaaatgaaGGAAGTGTGTCTAAAGATGGGATAGCTCCTGGAAGGAAGCTCATATCAGAGGCAACAAATACTGATTCATCAACTGCTGGTGTCTCCAGTACTTCATCAGATGCTGGTAATGCCGGTACTTCCTCAGCTGGTGCCTCTGGTACTTCATCAGCTGGGGCTGGCGGTACTGGTATTGATTCAAACTATTACGTGACTATCAAAGGGTACAAGGACTACATGAAGAAGTTTGGCCATAATCCCTGA
- the LOC102699580 gene encoding uncharacterized protein LOC102699580 codes for MEKRCSTVLLLGLVLLFSNAIVEVKASQNKIALSRKGLKEERKLAAATGTAPSLGSLQGQSTTSTPNGGVSNNSADSTNADTGDSSSAYTPMGTATSTDSHHDMSVDQYRKIIHNNQMNKP; via the coding sequence ATGGAGAAGAGATGTTCCACTGTTCTACTACTTGGCTTGGTCCTGCTGTTCTCCAACGCAATTGTTGAGGTCAAAGCAAGCCAGAACAAAATTGCGTTATCTCGCAAAGGTCTGAAAGAAGAACGCAAACTTGCAGCTGCCACTGGGACGGCTCCATCACTTGGCAGTTTGCAAGGACAATCGACAACTAGCACGCCCAATGGAGGTGTTAGCAATAACAGTGCTGATAGCACAAACGCTGACACTGGAGACTCTTCTTCAGCCTACACGCCAATGGGTACTGCCACTTCCACAGACTCTCACCATGACATGTCAGTTGATCAGTATCGAAAGATCATCCACAACAACCAGATGAACAAGCCGTAA